A region of Gemmatimonadales bacterium DNA encodes the following proteins:
- a CDS encoding HU family DNA-binding protein, with protein sequence MTKADLVERVTAQIARTAGPMISKKDCARVVDSFLDAVKDALAEQKNIEIRGFGTFKIRSRKTRMARNPRTGDPVEVAARPVPVFKPSKELRGMVAERDEQMAPKA encoded by the coding sequence ATGACCAAGGCCGACCTGGTTGAGCGGGTCACCGCGCAGATCGCGCGCACGGCCGGCCCGATGATCAGCAAGAAGGACTGTGCCCGCGTCGTCGACAGCTTCCTCGACGCCGTGAAGGACGCGCTCGCCGAGCAGAAGAACATCGAGATACGCGGGTTCGGCACCTTCAAGATCCGCAGCCGGAAGACCCGGATGGCGCGCAACCCGCGCACCGGAGACCCGGTGGAGGTCGCCGCCCGCCCGGTGCCGGTGTTCAAGCCCAGCAAGGAGTTGCGGGGCATGGTCGCGGAGCGTGACGAGCAGATGGCGCCGAAGGCCTAG